The Deltaproteobacteria bacterium PRO3 sequence GGATCAAGCGGTCGGCGCTCAGGCGCGCGCCGGTGTTGGTCTCGACGAGAAAGCGGGTGCCTTCGCGACTTAGGCGGGTCGCCTGGGCATTGAAGGCGAGTGGCGCGCCTTGGCGCTCGAGGAAATCCCGCATTGGGTCGGCGTAGAGCTGGCTCAGGCCCACCCGCGCAATCGCCAGGTTGGAATCCGACTTCTTCGAGAGCAGGCCGCGGCGCAGGACCTCGACGAAGAGCCGCGCGCTGGCCAGGTCGAGCGATTCGTTGAGCGTCGCCAGGGCCACCGGCTCCCAGAATTTTTCCACCGCGTCCTGCGTCTGGCCGGTCCGAGCGAGCAGTTCGCGCACCGAGAGCTCGTCGAGCTCTTCCGCCCGGCCGTTTCGAGCCTTTTTGCTGAGCCGCATCAGGGCCAGCATCGCCTTCTTGTCCGGCCAGGCGAGGCCGCGGTAGCTCAGCAAGCCCCAGGCCAGGTGCAGCGGGGCGGGGAGGTTGGGACACTTGAGCTCGTAGACGTGGCGGGCGTCCTCGGCGAAGCCGACGCTCAAGGTCTTTTGGATCTCCAGGCGCTCGAGGGTGCCCAGGTCGCGCAGGAATTCGAGGGTCTCGTGGTAGCAGCCCATCATGAGGTGCTGGCCGTTGTCCAGGGTCTCGCCGGTCTTCGGCTCCCGGAAGGAATAGGCGCGGCCGCCGAAGAAGGCGCGCTTTTCCACGAGGCCGACCTTGGCCCCGGCGCGCTGCAGGCGCAGGGCCGCGGCCAGGCCGGCGAAGCCGCCGCCGACGATCAGGACATCGGTCTTTGCAGGGGTGCCCTCTTGCATCGCCTTGTTCTTAGTCGAAACTCGGGGGGAAAAGCTAGTCCGGGGTTTATTCTAAAAAAATCTCTCCCGGAGGGCGATCCAGCTTTTTTGCCATTTGGAGAGCTTAATGGGCTGGGTGAAGACGTCGTAGCCCTTGGCGCGGATTTTTTTCAGGATTTGGTGATAGGTCTTGCCCATGATCCAAGCGGCGATCAGGGGCTTGCGGGGCTGGGTCTTCATCGCGGCGAAGGCCCGGTCGAAATAACCCTGGGCGCGCTCGGCCTGGAATTGAAGCAGCGGGAGCAGATTGGGCTGCATTTTTCCGGCCAGCAAATCCCGCTCTTGGAGGCCGAAGCGGCGGATTTCCTCCTGCGGGATATAGACGCGGCCGAGCCCGGCGTCGACCTTGATGTCGCGCAGGATGTTCGTCAGTTGCAGGGCCAGGCCCAGGTCCACCGCCGACTCTTCCGCTTCTTTTCCGCCCAGGCCGAAGATTTTCATGCAGACCAGGCCGATCACGCCCGCGACCCGGTAGCAGTACTCGTAGAGCTCTTGAAAATTCTCATAGCGCTTCTTGCGCAGGTCCATCTCGCAGCCCTCGACCAAGAGCTCGAGGTAGCGCTGCGGGATCTCGAAGCGGCGGACCGTACCCTGCATCGCCCGGGTCACGGGATGGGTGGGCGTCCCGGAATAGCAGGCGGCGATCTCTTCCCGCCAAAAATTCAGCAGGCGTTCGGCATCCTCGGGGCCGTGTTCGTCGACGGCGTCGTCCACTACCCGGCTTAAGGCGTAGAAATGCGAGATGCCCTCGCGCTGTTCCGGCGGCAGCGCCAGGAAGGAGAGGACGAAATTGCTCTTGCTGCTCTTGACGACGGCCTGGGCGTCCGCCGGCGCGAGGGGTGCGGCGCCTAAGGCTTGGGTCTTCATGGCGGGGTGCCCTCGTCGGCGGCTACGGTGATGGGTTTTTCGGGCTCGGTGGGCGCTTCGTCGGCTGCCGGCGCGGCCTTCGGCGGGCGCAGCGCCCGCTGGAAGCCGAAGAGCGCCCGGCCGAGGATCCGGGCCTTGTCGCCCTTCGTGAAGGTCGGGCGGGTCTCGAGGGTGTTGAAATCCAGCTGCCGCACCTTCCGAAGGATGCCCATGCCGCCCAGGACCGTGCACTTCAACTCGAGGCGCAGCCGGCCCTTGGTGCCGTAGACCAGCGGGGCACCCTCGCGGAACATCGCCTCGGTGCGCTCCACCTGGAAGCGCAGCAGCTCGCGGAAACGCGGGGTGAACTTCTTCTCGAAGAGCTCGGCCTCGGCCACCTCGAAGCGCTGGAGATCCTCCAAGGGGATGTAGATCCGGTTCTTCAGCAGGTCGACGGAGACGTCTTGCCAGAAATTTGCCAGCTGCAGGGC is a genomic window containing:
- a CDS encoding FAD-dependent oxidoreductase; this translates as MQEGTPAKTDVLIVGGGFAGLAAALRLQRAGAKVGLVEKRAFFGGRAYSFREPKTGETLDNGQHLMMGCYHETLEFLRDLGTLERLEIQKTLSVGFAEDARHVYELKCPNLPAPLHLAWGLLSYRGLAWPDKKAMLALMRLSKKARNGRAEELDELSVRELLARTGQTQDAVEKFWEPVALATLNESLDLASARLFVEVLRRGLLSKKSDSNLAIARVGLSQLYADPMRDFLERQGAPLAFNAQATRLSREGTRFLVETNTGARLSADRLILAVPPNALAKLLAASEAEFQGLVPELSRFGSAPIVSINLWFEDFHPRQRMLGLVNSPIHWVFDKAKILTGEKSSHLTLVVSGAHSLAQESKENLVKLAVAELLRFFPGLEGKRLLHSQVVKELEATFSAQRGLNRYRPATRTRLPGLYLAGDWTDTGLPATIESAVLSGHRAAAEILEPKNAC
- the hpnD gene encoding presqualene diphosphate synthase HpnD (HpnD is found regularly in a locus responsible for the biosynthesis of squalene from farnesyl diphosphate, and is now recognized to function as a presqualene diphosphate synthase (EC 2.5.1.103).); this translates as MKTQALGAAPLAPADAQAVVKSSKSNFVLSFLALPPEQREGISHFYALSRVVDDAVDEHGPEDAERLLNFWREEIAACYSGTPTHPVTRAMQGTVRRFEIPQRYLELLVEGCEMDLRKKRYENFQELYEYCYRVAGVIGLVCMKIFGLGGKEAEESAVDLGLALQLTNILRDIKVDAGLGRVYIPQEEIRRFGLQERDLLAGKMQPNLLPLLQFQAERAQGYFDRAFAAMKTQPRKPLIAAWIMGKTYHQILKKIRAKGYDVFTQPIKLSKWQKSWIALRERFF